The Mycolicibacterium fluoranthenivorans genome segment CCTACGGTATTCCCGGGCACCTGGTGGAGTTCGTGGAAGCACTGCGCAGCGCCGGGATCTCGGTGGGTCCGTCGGAGACCGTGGATGCCGGCCGGGTGCTGGCCGAGTTGGGTCTGGGCGACCGGGGCGCGCTGCGCGAAGGCCTGGCGTGTGCGGTGCTGCGGCGCGCCGATCACCGCGAGACCTATGACGCGATGTTCGACCTCTGGTGGCCCGCGGCGCTGGGCGACCGCACCGTCGTCGACGATGAGGCGGACGAGGCGAGCGACGGTCAGCCTGACGGGTTGCCGCCGGAGGACATCGAGGCGATGCGCACGGCGTTGCTGGACATGCTGGGTCCGGACGCGGATCTGGAGAGCCTCGATGACCGGCTGGCGGCGATGATTGCCCGCATCGTCGAGGCCTACGGCCGGTACAACTCCAGCCGCGGCCCGTCCTACTCGTCGTATCAAGCGCTCAAGGCGATGGCCCTGGATGAGCTGGAGGGTCGCCTCCTGGCGGGCCTGTTGGCCCCGTACGGCGAAGAACCCACACCGACGCAGGAGGAGATCGCCAAAGCCGTTGCCGCGCAGCGCATCTCTCAGCTGCGCAAGATGGTCGAATCCGAGACCAAGCGGCGCACCGCCGAACAGTTGGGCCGCGAACACGTCCAGATGTACGGTGTGCCGCAGCTGGCCGAGAACGTCGAATTCCTGCGCGCCTCGGGCGAACAGCTTCGCCAGATGCGCAAGACGGTGCAACCGC includes the following:
- a CDS encoding vWA domain-containing protein, whose product is MTSRRTRPPQPLAPYGIPGHLVEFVEALRSAGISVGPSETVDAGRVLAELGLGDRGALREGLACAVLRRADHRETYDAMFDLWWPAALGDRTVVDDEADEASDGQPDGLPPEDIEAMRTALLDMLGPDADLESLDDRLAAMIARIVEAYGRYNSSRGPSYSSYQALKAMALDELEGRLLAGLLAPYGEEPTPTQEEIAKAVAAQRISQLRKMVESETKRRTAEQLGREHVQMYGVPQLAENVEFLRASGEQLRQMRKTVQPLARTLATRLAARRRRARAGEIDMRKTLRKSMSTGGVPIDVVLKKPHPARPELVVLCDVSGSVAGFSHFTLMLVAALRQQFSRVRVFAFIDTTDEVTEMFGPEADLAVAVQRITREAGVYTRDGHSDYGHAFVSFMDNFPNVLSPRSSLLILGDGRNNYRNPQADLLSRMVNASRHAYWLNPEPKHLWGSGDSAVPRYKDVIAMHECRSAKQLATVIDGLLPV